From a single Fusarium fujikuroi IMI 58289 draft genome, chromosome FFUJ_chr03 genomic region:
- a CDS encoding related to cation translocating ATPases — MDEDAPLSPEPGQDHGHRRHRAANANANGNGRAGLYRMSSNQSRSSIFEDVEMAHEELFSGPVAESLPTSVSAFSHRRPRADSTASFAYYDDDNEGFPDDDDAESVAVQSIAGDYIRRSVSDIGDLEFGVDGNEEYDESPERDYRISEDNYALRRHSSAYSRHSVNAHLLRRDSTATAGSFRRHGRVSQKVYLENEDLTIVIAGFKTSKTGSAIYISLCILTCGLAYLLFRWLPRWYVGLLGQATSLGECEWVVIENQWGELVTMDVRSQIYGRSLSTVFGLPEKFYSDALDEDVDPIIDDLRTLDYRYIRLCFHPLKDKFMLFNGWKDPNWTDVRLTRAGLDTDERGVREVVFGSNLIDIEQKTTGQLLVDEVLHPFYVFQIASLILWSMDSYYYYAIAIFLMSVGSIAATLIETRATMKRLREISRFECDVRVLRNGFWRFISSSELVPGDVYELSDPSLTQFPSDSLLLTGDCIVNESMLTGESVPVSKLPATDETLRMMDLGASSVTPETARHFLFCGTKIIRARRPQEDQGDDAVALALVVRTGFNTTKGALVRSMLFPKPSGFKFYRDSFRYISVMAIVAAIGFLASLVNFIRLGLAWHLIIVRALDLITIVVPPALPATLTIGTNFALSRLKKKQIFCISPQRVNVGGKIDIMCFDKTGTLTEEGLDVLGVRVVDRDSKKFSEIVTEPQMLLAEATRQNAQDTYRAALHTMATCHSLRSVDDELVGDPLDLKMFEFTRWTYEEGKQSASEEDEEQGGLAPSIARPPNGNIELGVQKSFEFVSNLRRASVIVRPFGQKSGDIFVKGAPEAMKEICRPESFPDDYDELLSWYTHKGYRVIGVASRHLKKLSWVKAQKMSRTEVESDLDFVGFIVFENKLKPTTAAVLEELLASNIGAVMVTGDNILTAISVARECGLMDRKAHCFVPRFIEGDFRDAEAKIQWESIDNNLYHLNEKTLLPLPPPPEADASLPFEITSLRNYTLAVSGDVFRWMVDFASPQALQRMLINGKVFARMSPDEKHELVEKLQSIDYTCGFCGDGANDCGALKAADVGISLSEAEASVAAPFTSRVFDIRCVLEVIKEGRAALVTSFSCFKYMSLYSAIQFTSVTFLYARASNLGDFQFLFIDLALILPIAIFMGWAGPAPRLCRKRPTADLVSRKVLTPLLGFMLICIFFQAVTYVTVKEQPWYIPPVVHKDEPSIENSQNTALFLFSCFDADHILGPFAITISIALLITVYMILTPAQWVIDLMQLTDMSWDYELFLIGLGAAYFIVAWAFEHFLALRLARLIGSIKQSVTGKAKKRKEYKVIAEASRI, encoded by the exons ATGGATGAAGACGCTCCTCTGAGCCCGGAGCCGGGCCAAGATCATGGCCATCGCCGCCATCGCGCGgccaatgccaatgccaatgGCAACGGTCGCGCTGGACTCTATCGAATGAGCTCTAATCAGAGCAGGTCGAGCAtctttgaagatgttgagatggcGCATGAGGAG CTTTTCTCTGGTCCTGTTGCCGAAAGTCTTCCCACCAGTGTATCGGCATTTTCCCATCGACGACCTCGTGCCGATTCGACTGCCAGCTTCGCCTATTACGATGACGATAACGAAGGATTTcccgatgatgacgacgccGAGAGTGTAGCTGTGCAGAGCATTGCTGGCGATTACATCCGACGCAGCGTTTCAGATATCGGAGACTTGGAATTCGGTGTTGATGGTAACGAGGAATACGACGAGTCCCCAGAACGAGACTATCGCATTTCCGAAGACAATTATGCTCTGCGTAGACATTCATCCGCATACTCTCGCCATTCGGTCAATGCCCATCTCTTGCGACGAGATAGTACAGCCACTGCTGGAAGCTTTCGACGCCATGGGCGTGTCAGCCAAAAAGTTTATCTAGAAAACGAGGATCTCACAATCGTCATCGCCGGTTTCAAGACGAGCAAGACCGGATCTGCGATCTATATCTCATTGTGCATCCTTACCTGCGGTCTCGCTTATCTCCTCTTCCGATGGCTGCCCCGGTGGTACGTTGGTCTGCTTGGACAAGCAACTTCGCTTGGGGAGTGCGAATGGGTCGTGATAGAGAACCAGTGGGGTGAGCTTGTTACTATGGATGTCCGATCTCAGATTTACGGCCGATCTTTGTCAACAGTTTTTGGCCTGCCAGAGAAATTCTACTCCGATGCATTGGACGAGGATGTTGACCCTATCATTGACGACCTCCGAACACTGGATTACCGCTACATTCGACTATGCTTCCACCCTCTTAAAGACAAGTTTATGCTCTTCAATGGTTGGAAAGACCCTAACTGGACCGATGTGCGCCTGACCCGTGCTGGTCTGGATACCGATGAGAGGGGAGTCCGTGAAGTTGTATTTGGTAGCAACCTCATTGATATCGAGCAGAAGACAACTGGACAGCTTCTGGTGGACGAAGTTTTGCACCCTTTTTACGTATTTCAGATCGCCAGTCTTATCCTATGGTCCATGGACAGCTACTACTATTATGCAATTGCTATCTTCCTCATGTCGGTTGGTAGTATTGCTGCCACCCTCATTGAGACTCGAGCTACCATGAAGCGTCTCCGCGAGATCTCGCGATTCGAATGTGATGTGCGAGTTCTGCGAAACGGTTTCTGGCGATTTATCAGCTCAAGTGAACTGGTACCTGGAGATGTCTACGAATTGAGCGATCCCAGTTTGACACAGTTTCCCAGTGACAGTCTCTTGCTCACCGGTGACTGTATCGTCAATGAAAGCATGTTGACTGGCGAGTCTGTTCCCGTTTCAAAGTTACCAGCCACCGATGAGACTTTGCGCATGATGGATCTGGGAGCATCCTCAGTTACCCCTGAAACAGCCAGACACTTCCTGTTTTGTGGTACCAAAATCATCCGCGCCAGAAGGCCTCAGGAAGACCAAGGGGACGACGCCGTTGCGCTCGCCCTCGTTGTCCGGACTGGTTTCAACACTACAAAAGGTGCCCTGGTACGATCGATGCTGTTCCCTAAACCCTCAGGTTTCAAGTTCTACCGCGATTCATTCCGGTACATCAGTGTCATGGCTATTGTTGCTGCTATCggattcttggcttcattGGTCAACTTTATCAGACTTGGTCTTGCATGGCATCTCATTATTGTGCGAGCGCTCGATCTCATCACAATTGTCGTGCCTCCTGCCCTGCCTGCCACTCTGACGATCGGTACCAACTTTGCTCTTAGTcgactgaagaagaagcagatctTCTGTATCAGTCCTCAGCGAGTGAATGTTGGTGGAAAGATCGACATCATGTGCTTCGACAAGACGGGAACGTTAACggaagaaggacttgatgTTTTGGGCGTTCGGGTCGTTGATCGTGACTCAAAGAAATTCAGCGAGATTGTAACCGAGCCTCAGATGCTTTTGGCTGAGGCAACACGACAGAACGCTCAGGATACCTATCGCGCCGCATTGCACACAATGGCCACTTGCCACTCTCTGCGctccgttgatgatgaactaGTCGGAGATCCACTGGATCTCAAGATGTTTGAATTCACACGCTGGACatatgaagaaggaaagcaGAGTGCttccgaggaagatgaggagcaaGGTGGACTGGCGCCCTCTATTGCACGACCTCCTAAC GGTAACATCGAGCTTGGAGTACAGAAGTCTTTTGAATTCGTTTCAAATCTGCGACGTGCCAGTGTCATTGTTCGACCATTCGGTCAGAAGAGTGGTGACATCTTTGTCAAGGGAGCCCCCGAAGCAATGAAGGAGATCTGCCGCCCTGAAAGCT TTCCCGATGATTACGACGAGCTTCTGTCTTGGTATACCCACAAAGGTTACCGTGTTATCGGTGTCGCCAGCCGgcatctcaagaagctcagctGGGTTAAGGCTCAGAAGATGAGTCGAACTGAAGTTGAGAGTGATCTCGACTTTGTTGGTTTCATTGTGTTCGAGAACAAGCTTAAGCCCACAACAGCCGCAGTTCTGGAGGAGCTTCTGGCGTCCAACATTGGCGCAGTCATGGTAACTGGTGACAACATCTTGACGGCCATTAGCGTGGCCCGAGAGTGTGGTCTTATGGATCGAAAGGCCCATTGCTTCGTGCCACGCTTCATTGAGG GTGATTTCCGTGATGCGGAAGCCAAGATTCAATGGGAGAGTATCGACAACAACCTCTATCACTTGAATGAAAAGACTTTACTT CCCCTACCCCCTCCTCCAGAGGCGGATGCTTCACTGCCTTTCGAGATCACCAGCCTTCGTAACTATACTTTGGCTGTTAGTGGTGATGTGTTCCGATGGATGGTTGACTTTGCGTCGCCACAAGCACTTCAACGG ATGCTCATCAATGGTAAGGTGTTTGCCAGAATGTCACCTGATGAGAAGCATGAGTTGGTCGAGAAGTTGCAGAGCATTGATTATACATGTGGCTTCTGTGGTGACGGAGCAAATGACTGTGGTGCTTTGAAGGCCGCAGATGTTGGCATCTCTTTATCTGAGGCAGAAGCTTCCGTGGCAGCTCCCTTTACTTCTCGTGTGTTTGACATTCGCTGCGTCTTGGAAGTTATCAA GGAGGGCCGAGCCGCTCTGGTCACAAGCTTCAGTTGCTTCAAGTACATGAGTTTGTACTCAGCAATTCAGTTCACATCAGTCACATTCCTTTATGCCAGGGCTTCCAATTTGGGAGACTTCCAGTTCCTCTTTATTGATCTAGCTCTTATTCTTCCGATCGCTATCTTCATGGGATGGGCGGGACCTGCTCCAAGACTTTGCCGCAAGCGACCTACTGCGGACTTGGTCTCACGAAAGGTGCTCACGCCTCTGTTGGGATTCATGCTTAtttgcatcttcttccaagctGTGACGTATGTCACTGTCAAGGAGCAGCCCTGGTATATTCCTCCGGTGGTGCATAAGGATGAGCCTAGCATCGAGAACTCGCAAAACACGGCACTCTTCCTGTTCTCTTGCTTTGA TGCTGACCATATTTTAGGGCCATTCGCCATAACCATCTCCATCGCCCTCTTGATAACCGTTTACATGATCCTGACTCCTGCGCAATGGGTCATCGACCTGATGCAGTTGACAGACATGAGCTGGGACTATGAACTGTTCCTGATTGGATTGGGCGCTGCGTACTTTATTGTGGCCTGGGCTTTTGAGCACTTCCTTGCCTTGAGACTGGCTCGATTGATAGGCTCAATCAAGCAGTCAGTGACCggaaaggccaagaagcgcaaAGAGTATAAGGTGATTGCGGAAGCATCTCGGATTTAA
- a CDS encoding probable SER33-3-phosphoglycerate dehydrogenase — MAPAPQNIASNLSAAAQRGEVSHSWDKNVATSPLASFQSPPSWTANLPNRGAPKNLKPFNTKDIKILLLENVNVTGQEILKAQGYQVEALKTSLPEDQLIEKIRDVQVIGIRSKTKLTEKVLRQAENLLVIGCFCIGTNQVDLEFAAKNGIAVFNSPFANSRSVAELVIAEIIVLARQLGDRSNEMHRGTWNKVSSKCWEIRGKTLGIVGYGHIGSQLSVLAEAMGMNVIYYDVVTLMALGTANQVPTLEKLLGEADFVTLHVPDLPETRNMISTPQFEQMKTGAYLINASRGSVVDIPALIKASRAGKVAGAALDVFPSEPAANGDYFTNDLNAWGEDLRSLRNLILTPHIGGSTEEAQRAIGIEVSEALVRYINQGITLGSVNIPEVQLRSLTSDEPDTARVIFIHRNVPGVLRKVNEILGDHNVDKQISDSRGDNAYLMADISSIKYEQIKDIYDSLEALSARIMTRILY, encoded by the exons ATGGCCCCTGCTCCCCAAAACATCGCCAGCAACCTCTCTGCCGCTGCCCAGCGCGGCGAGGTCTCTCACAGCTGGGATAAGAACGTGGCTACCTCGCCGCTGGCTTCTTTCCAGTCTCCTCCCAGCTGGACCGCCAACCTCCCTAATCGTGGCGCGCCCAAGAACTTGAAGCCTTTCAACACCAAGGATATCAAGATTCTACTTCTCGAGAACGTCAATGTCACCGGCCAGGAGATCCTGAAGGCCCAGGGCTACCAGGTCGAAGCCCTCAAGACCTCTCTTCCCGAGGACCAGCTCATTGAGAAGATTCG TGACGTTCAAGTCATCGGTATTCGCTCCAAGACGAAGCTCACCGAGAAGGTCCTCCGACAGGCCGAGaacctcctcgtcatcggctGCTTCTGTATCGGCACCAACCAGGTCGACCTTGAGTTCGCCGCCAAGAATGGTATCGCCGTCTTCAACTCCCCTTTCGCCAACTCGCGCAGTGTCGCTGAGCTGGTCATCGCCGAGATCATCGTTCTTGCCCGTCAGCTTGGCGACCGATCCAACGAGATGCACCGAGGCACCTGGAACAAAGTCAGCTCCAAGTGCTGGGAGATTCGAGGCAAGACTTTGGGCATCGTTGGCTACGGTCACATTGGTTCTCAGCTGTCCGTCCTCGCTGAGGCTATGGGCATGAACGTCATCTATTACGATGTTGTTACCCTGATGGCTCTGGGAACTGCCAACCAGGTTCCTAcacttgagaagctcttggGTGAGGCTGACTTTGTCACCCTCCACGTCCCTGATCTCCCCGAGACACGCAACATGATCTCTACTCCCCAGTTCGAGCAGATGAAGACTGGTGCCTACCTGATCAACGCCAGCCGTGGTAGCGTTGTCGATATTCCTGCTCTCATCAAGGCTAGCCGTGCTGGCAAGGTTGCTGGTGCTGCTCTTGATGTCTTCCCCTCTGAGCCCGCTGCCAACGGTGACTACTTCACCAACGACCTCAATGCCTGGGGCGAGGACCTCCGAAGCTTGAGGAACCTTATCCTGACACCTCACATCGGTGGTAGCACCGAGGAGGCTCAGCGTGCCATTGGTATCGAGG TCAGCGAGGCTCTCGTTCGGTACATCAACCAGGGCATCACTCTGGGCAGTGTCAACATCCCCGAAGTCCAGCTCCGTTCGCTGACTTCCGACGAGCCCGATACCGCTCGT GTCATCTTCATTCACCGAAACGTTCCTGGTGTGCTCCGAAAGGTCAACGAGATTCTCGGCGACCACAACGTCGACAAGCAGATTTCCGACAGCAGAGGCGACAACGCCTATCTCATGGCTGATATTAGCAGTATCAAGTATGAGCAGATCAAAGACATCTATGACAGCCTTGAGGCTCTTAGCG CTCGCATCATGACCCGTATCCTGTACTAA
- a CDS encoding probable nucleosome assembly protein I: protein MAEPIRGKRAQDAVAPTPQNTPATAAPISSHAQQPGVASIKEGSWSNPAAEDLDRAAAASVFAQNPKLIQMIQGRLGSLVGQSSGYIESLPAPVRRRVAGLKGIQKDHSKLEAEFQEEVLQLEKKYFAKFSPLYEKRSAIINGKTEPTEDEIKAGEEDDEPETEDAAKSEQKSDVPDNVSGIPEFWLSAMKNQISLAEMITDRDEAALKHLTDIRMEYLDKPGFRLIFEFAPNDFFKNTTITKTYYYQNESGYGGDFIYDHAEGDKIEWLPGKDLTVRVESKKQRNKNTKQTRIVKKTVPTESFFNFFSPPKAPTDDDDEDAESDIEERLELDYQLGEDIKEKLIPRAIDWFTGEALAFEEISDDELDGADFDDDDDEDEDDLSEENDDEEESDDDDESGKPKQEAAECKQS, encoded by the exons ATGGCCGAGCCCATTCGTGGAAAGCGTGCTCAGGACGCCGTGGCTCC TACGCCTCAGAACACACCCGCAACTGCTGCTCCCATCTCTTCCCACGCTCAACAGCCGGGCGTTGCTAGTATCAAGGAGG GATCATGGTCTAACCCCGCTGCAGAGGATCTGGACCGTGCCGCCGCGGCTTCAGTTTTCGCCCAAAACCCCAAGCTTATCCAGATGATTCAGGGTCGCCTCGGCTCCCTCGTGGGCCAATCTTCGGGCTACATCGAGTCCCTGCCCGCTCCCGTCCGCCGACGTGTCGCTGGTCTTAAGGGCATCCAGAAGGATCACTCTAAGCTGGAGGCCGAGTTCCAAGAAGAGGTTCTCcagctggagaagaagtactTCGCCAAGTTCTCTCCTCTCTACGAGAAGCGTTCCGCTATTATCAACGGAAAGACTGAGCCTAccgaggatgagatcaaggccggtgaggaggacgatgagcCCGAGACTGAGGATGCTGCCAAGTCTGAGCAGAAGTCCGATGTCCCCGACAACGTTTCCGGTATCCCCGAGTTCTGGCTCTCCGCCATGAAGAACCAGATCTCTCTCGCCGAGATGATCACTGACCGTGATGAGGCTGCCCTAAAGCACCTCACCGACATCCGCATGGAGTACCTTGACAAGCCTGGTTTCCGTCTCATCTTCGAGTTTGCCCCCAACGATTTCTTCAAGAACACCACCATTACCAAGACATACTATTACCAGAACGAGAGTGGCTACGGCGGTGACTTCATCTACGACCACGCTGAGGGTGACAAGATTGAGTGGTTGCCTGGCAAGGACTTGACTGTCCGAGTCGAGAGCAAGAAGCAGCGAAACAAGA ACACCAAGCAGACCCGAATTGTCAAGAAGACAGTTCCTACCGAGTcattcttcaacttcttctcgccaCCCAAGGCTCCcaccgatgacgatgacgaggatgccGAGTCCGACATCGAGGAGCGTCTCGAGCTCGACTACCAGCTCGGTGAGgacatcaaggagaagctcattcCCCGCGCCATCGACTGGTTCACCGGTGAGGCTCTGGCTTTCGAGGAGATCTCGgacgatgagcttgatggtgCCGAtttcgatgacgatgatgatgaggacgaggatgacctGAGCGAAGAgaacgatgacgaggaggagtCTGACGACGAC GATGAGTCTGGCAAGCCTAAGCAGGAGGCTGCTGAGTGCAAACAGAGCTGA